One window of Salegentibacter sp. Hel_I_6 genomic DNA carries:
- a CDS encoding pyruvate dehydrogenase complex E1 component subunit beta, which yields MKTIQFREAIQQAMSEEMRKDDTIYLMGEEVAEYNGAYKASKGMLDEFGPDRVIDTPIAELGFSGIGVGSAMNGNRPIIEFMTFNFSLVGIDQIINNAAKMRQMSGGQFNIPIVFRGPTASAGQLGATHSQAFESWFANCPGLKVIVPSNPYDAKGLLKAAIRDDDPVIFMESEQMYGDKGEVPEDEYVIEIGKADIKREGSDVTIVSFGKIIKEAYKAADKLAEDDISCEIIDLRTIRPMDHETILESVKKTNRLVILEEAWPFGNIATEITYQVQSKAFDYLDAPIVKINTADTPAPYSPVLLKEWLPNSDDVIKAVKQVMYID from the coding sequence ATGAAGACAATTCAATTTAGGGAGGCCATTCAGCAAGCAATGAGCGAAGAGATGCGAAAAGACGATACCATTTATTTAATGGGCGAAGAAGTAGCAGAATATAATGGTGCTTACAAAGCCTCTAAAGGTATGTTAGACGAATTTGGCCCTGATCGTGTTATAGATACCCCAATTGCCGAGCTTGGTTTTTCGGGAATTGGTGTAGGTTCAGCAATGAATGGTAACAGGCCAATTATTGAGTTTATGACCTTTAATTTCTCTTTAGTTGGAATTGACCAGATTATAAATAACGCGGCAAAAATGCGCCAAATGAGTGGTGGGCAATTTAATATTCCTATCGTTTTTAGAGGGCCAACCGCCTCTGCAGGTCAATTAGGTGCAACGCACTCACAGGCTTTTGAAAGCTGGTTTGCTAATTGCCCGGGCTTAAAAGTTATTGTTCCTTCAAATCCTTATGACGCGAAAGGCTTGCTTAAAGCTGCCATTCGTGACGATGATCCTGTGATCTTTATGGAAAGTGAACAGATGTATGGAGATAAGGGTGAAGTGCCAGAAGATGAATATGTAATTGAAATTGGGAAAGCCGATATTAAAAGAGAAGGTAGTGATGTAACTATTGTTTCTTTCGGAAAAATTATAAAAGAGGCCTATAAAGCAGCAGATAAATTAGCTGAAGACGATATTTCTTGTGAGATCATAGATCTTAGAACCATTCGACCAATGGATCACGAGACCATTCTTGAATCTGTAAAGAAAACCAATCGTTTGGTGATTTTGGAAGAGGCCTGGCCTTTTGGCAATATTGCTACCGAAATTACTTACCAGGTGCAATCTAAAGCTTTTGATTATTTAGATGCGCCAATAGTAAAAATAAATACTGCCGATACTCCAGCTCCTTACTCTCCTGTTTTACTTAAAGAATGGTTGCCAAATAGCGACGATGTAATTAAAGCAGTAAAGCAGGTTATGTATATTGACTAA
- a CDS encoding DUF5686 and carboxypeptidase-like regulatory domain-containing protein, producing the protein MINRSQLFTFLFLFTCILGIAQTKVGGVVKDSTGQSLPFVTVIFNKSSEGTTSGENGKFYLQSKNDYAELKISSVGYKTEIIQLQQKTNLDLEIVLNEETSNLDEVLISRGKTSKNNNPALDILRKIWENKRSNGVSAFKQYEYKRYEKLEFDLDGIDSSVVKNPLFNGMEFIFDYTDTNRISGRSYLPIFINESVSKVYGDNVDNEKREDLLGNKNSGFEQNQNLIAAVKDVADEYDVYNNYIKVFDKSFVSPLSKTGINNYNYVLSDSTYIEDKWCYNIIYYPRRENELTFKGDFWVNDTTWAVKKINLEASRDANINWVKELYIEQEFEVLNDSVFLISKDYFQANFSLTKKETSKGVYAKRTRIFDEYTFNQKKAKEFYNKRVYNFNEEIYKREESFWNENRLENLNNEEEGIYAMLDSLRKVPAFRRIYDIATIAESGYVEFNGWDFGPVYSLFDYNQIEGFRTRVGGRTYFGQHDPWRIEGYLAYGFKDDKFKYGISGKWLLDPQSRLIISGGKRRDIEQLGASLTNNTTDVLGRSLASSGLVSVGDNTKLSNIDLSTFNLEIEPWYNFNIRFGAAYREISSASPTFSLDYYIDETFTETASEIKQTEISSIFTYTPGRETSGFGVERNVVNDEEFPTFFLNYTLGLKNILNSDFDYKKLQFYYDQPLRIGGFGRANASLEAGKTFGEVPLGLLNVVPGNQTYFAMYNSFPVLNFYEFVTDTYISAHFNHNFNGRLFARIPLLRDLNLRELIGIRGVWGEISEENKQLNASGIMLRAPNREPYYEYSFGVGNIFKFLSLEAHFRGNYRQIPEARNFAITASFGFHF; encoded by the coding sequence ATGATTAATAGATCACAACTCTTCACTTTCCTCTTCTTATTTACCTGTATTCTGGGAATAGCCCAAACCAAAGTTGGTGGTGTGGTGAAAGATTCTACCGGGCAATCGCTTCCGTTTGTAACGGTGATTTTTAATAAATCTTCAGAAGGAACAACTTCAGGCGAAAATGGGAAATTTTATTTACAAAGTAAAAATGATTATGCCGAGCTTAAAATTTCTTCTGTAGGTTATAAGACTGAAATAATCCAACTTCAGCAAAAAACAAACCTTGATCTGGAAATTGTTTTAAATGAAGAAACTTCTAATTTGGACGAAGTTCTAATTTCAAGGGGAAAAACTTCAAAAAACAACAACCCGGCATTAGATATTCTTCGAAAAATATGGGAAAATAAGCGAAGCAATGGGGTTTCGGCTTTTAAACAATACGAGTATAAAAGATACGAAAAATTGGAGTTTGACCTGGATGGAATTGACAGTTCCGTGGTAAAAAACCCGCTTTTCAATGGGATGGAATTTATTTTTGATTATACCGACACTAATAGGATTTCAGGAAGAAGTTATTTACCAATTTTCATCAATGAATCTGTTTCAAAAGTTTACGGTGACAATGTTGATAATGAGAAAAGAGAAGATCTCTTAGGAAATAAAAATTCCGGCTTTGAGCAAAACCAAAATCTTATCGCCGCCGTTAAAGATGTAGCCGATGAATATGATGTCTATAATAATTATATCAAGGTTTTTGACAAGAGTTTTGTGAGTCCCCTTTCCAAAACAGGCATCAACAACTATAATTATGTATTAAGCGATAGTACATATATAGAAGATAAATGGTGTTATAATATTATTTATTATCCAAGACGGGAAAACGAGCTGACTTTTAAAGGAGATTTTTGGGTTAATGATACCACCTGGGCGGTAAAGAAAATTAATCTTGAAGCTTCTCGTGATGCCAATATAAACTGGGTAAAAGAACTATATATAGAACAGGAATTTGAAGTGCTTAACGATTCTGTTTTTCTGATTTCTAAAGATTATTTTCAGGCTAATTTCTCATTAACCAAGAAAGAAACTTCAAAAGGAGTTTACGCAAAACGCACTCGCATTTTTGATGAATATACCTTTAACCAGAAAAAAGCAAAAGAATTTTATAATAAAAGAGTATATAATTTCAACGAAGAAATTTATAAAAGGGAAGAATCATTTTGGAATGAAAACCGCCTCGAGAACTTAAATAATGAAGAAGAAGGTATTTATGCTATGTTAGATAGTTTAAGGAAGGTACCTGCTTTTAGGAGGATATATGATATCGCAACTATCGCGGAATCTGGTTATGTAGAATTTAATGGCTGGGATTTTGGACCGGTTTATTCATTATTTGATTATAACCAAATTGAAGGATTTAGAACTCGTGTGGGTGGAAGAACCTATTTTGGCCAACACGATCCCTGGAGAATTGAAGGGTATTTAGCCTACGGGTTTAAGGATGATAAATTTAAATATGGAATTTCAGGAAAATGGTTGTTAGATCCCCAATCCCGTTTAATTATTTCTGGCGGAAAAAGACGGGATATTGAGCAGTTAGGCGCTAGTTTAACCAATAACACTACCGATGTTTTGGGGCGTAGTCTCGCCTCTTCGGGACTTGTTAGTGTTGGAGATAACACGAAACTAAGTAATATAGATTTAAGCACTTTTAATCTGGAAATTGAACCCTGGTATAATTTTAATATTCGATTTGGTGCTGCCTACCGCGAAATAAGCTCGGCCTCCCCTACTTTTAGTTTAGATTATTATATAGATGAAACCTTTACAGAAACGGCTTCAGAAATAAAGCAAACCGAAATTTCCAGTATTTTCACCTATACCCCCGGCAGAGAAACTTCGGGATTTGGAGTAGAACGAAATGTGGTGAACGATGAAGAATTTCCTACGTTTTTCCTAAACTATACATTAGGTCTTAAGAATATTCTAAATAGCGATTTCGATTATAAAAAACTGCAATTTTATTACGATCAGCCTCTTAGAATTGGTGGATTTGGGAGAGCTAATGCCAGTTTAGAAGCAGGAAAAACCTTTGGAGAAGTTCCTTTAGGACTCTTAAATGTAGTCCCGGGAAATCAAACATATTTCGCAATGTACAATTCATTTCCCGTACTTAATTTCTATGAATTTGTAACGGACACCTATATTTCAGCACATTTTAATCATAATTTCAATGGAAGGCTTTTTGCCAGGATTCCACTTTTACGAGATTTAAATTTGCGAGAATTAATAGGTATTCGCGGGGTTTGGGGAGAAATTTCAGAAGAAAATAAACAATTAAACGCATCAGGAATAATGCTGCGAGCGCCCAACAGGGAACCTTACTATGAGTATAGTTTTGGTGTTGGCAATATTTTTAAATTTTTAAGCCTGGAAGCGCATTTTAGAGGTAATTATCGTCAAATTCCCGAAGCCCGAAATTTTGCAATTACAGCTTCCTTCGGTTTTCACTTCTAA
- a CDS encoding inorganic diphosphatase has product MSDSFDVLIEIPKGSRNKYEYDFELKKVRYDRMIFSSMMYPADYGFIPNTLALDSDPLDVLVLVSEPTFPGVVMEVKPIGVFHMADEKGPDEKIICVPVSDPIWNRLNDLKELNGHMIKEIEHFFKVYKDLEKKKVDVGGWGDANEARKIIQDCIDRFENYDGDKDRFGILP; this is encoded by the coding sequence ATGTCAGATAGTTTTGATGTATTAATAGAGATCCCGAAAGGGAGTAGAAACAAGTATGAGTATGATTTTGAGTTAAAGAAAGTCCGTTATGACAGGATGATCTTTTCTTCCATGATGTACCCTGCAGATTATGGGTTTATCCCCAACACGCTTGCTCTGGATAGTGACCCATTAGATGTTTTAGTGTTGGTAAGCGAGCCAACTTTCCCTGGTGTGGTTATGGAAGTTAAGCCAATTGGTGTTTTCCATATGGCCGATGAAAAGGGACCAGATGAGAAAATTATTTGTGTGCCGGTTTCAGATCCTATTTGGAATAGATTGAACGATCTTAAAGAACTTAATGGCCACATGATCAAAGAAATTGAACATTTCTTTAAAGTTTACAAAGATCTTGAGAAGAAAAAAGTAGATGTTGGTGGTTGGGGCGATGCTAATGAGGCGCGTAAAATTATTCAGGATTGTATAGACCGTTTTGAGAATTATGATGGTGACAAGGACCGTTTTGGAATACTACCATAA
- a CDS encoding sodium-translocating pyrophosphatase, producing MESMMIYMPAILAIIGLIFMWVKRSWVMKQDAGDGKMKDIAAHIYEGALAFLNAEYRLLSFFVIGASIALAAVAYIVPTTHYLIIVAFIFGAFFSALAGNMGMKIATQSNVRTTQAARTSLPQALKVSFGGGTVMGLGVAGLAVLGLTAFFIFFYHFFMGGAWTSTGQMTIVLETLAGFSLGAESIALFARVGGGIYTKAADVGADLVGKVEAGIPEDDPRNPATIADNVGDNVGDVAGMGADLFGSYVATVLAAMVLGNYIIEDMGGNIVDSGFGGIGPILLPMAIAGAGIIISIIGTLLVKISSNTAKEAEVQKALNIGNWTAIALVAVASYFLVTWMLPKETLTMGFFIGGAEGFEYIAIDSIRVFYACLVGIVVGGVISAVTEYYTGLGKKPVLSIVQNSSTGAGTNIIAGLATGMISTFLSVLLFALAIWASYAFAGFYGVALAASAMMATTAMQLAIDAFGPIADNAGGIAEMSELPAEVRERTDILDSVGNTTAATGKGFAIASAALTSLALFAAYVTFTGIDGINIFKAPVLAMLFIGGMVPVVFSALAMKSVGKAAMKMVEEVRRQFKEIPGIMEGTAKPQYDKCVEISTQAALKEMLLPGVLTIGFPIAITLLPMIFGYENVLIAEMLGGYMAGVTVSGVLWAIFQNNAGGAWDNAKKSFEAGVMINGEMTYKGSEAHKAAVTGDTVGDPFKDTSGPSMNILIKLTCLIGLVIAPILGGHTETDVPNEGAFIENEQNATEITGNSSEEIQVNMTSKGNETIAKVRITTTRKGETKVQQKTFTGSKAEVEKQIQDLKDKA from the coding sequence ATGGAATCAATGATGATTTATATGCCTGCAATATTGGCTATTATAGGACTCATTTTTATGTGGGTTAAAAGATCCTGGGTAATGAAACAGGATGCCGGGGACGGAAAAATGAAAGATATTGCTGCTCACATCTACGAAGGAGCACTTGCCTTTTTAAATGCAGAATATAGATTATTAAGCTTTTTTGTAATTGGTGCCAGCATTGCCCTGGCCGCAGTTGCGTACATAGTACCTACTACCCATTATCTAATTATTGTTGCTTTTATCTTTGGTGCATTCTTCTCTGCCCTGGCAGGAAATATGGGAATGAAAATAGCTACCCAAAGTAATGTGCGCACCACCCAGGCAGCCAGAACCAGCCTACCCCAGGCCTTAAAGGTATCTTTTGGAGGTGGTACTGTTATGGGATTGGGGGTTGCCGGTTTAGCCGTACTTGGGCTCACCGCATTTTTCATATTCTTCTATCATTTTTTTATGGGTGGAGCATGGACAAGTACTGGCCAGATGACTATCGTTCTTGAAACGCTTGCCGGATTTTCACTTGGAGCTGAATCTATAGCCTTATTTGCCCGTGTTGGTGGCGGTATCTATACCAAAGCTGCCGATGTTGGTGCCGATTTAGTGGGTAAAGTAGAAGCGGGAATTCCTGAAGACGATCCAAGAAATCCAGCTACCATTGCTGATAATGTGGGGGATAACGTAGGTGATGTAGCAGGAATGGGAGCCGACCTCTTTGGAAGTTATGTAGCTACTGTTCTCGCCGCAATGGTATTGGGAAATTATATAATTGAAGATATGGGTGGAAATATCGTCGATTCCGGGTTTGGCGGAATAGGCCCTATTTTATTACCAATGGCTATCGCCGGCGCCGGAATTATAATTTCAATTATCGGAACACTTTTAGTTAAAATTAGCAGTAATACAGCAAAAGAAGCTGAAGTCCAAAAAGCCTTAAATATTGGAAACTGGACAGCAATTGCTCTTGTAGCCGTAGCCAGTTATTTCCTGGTAACCTGGATGCTCCCAAAAGAGACACTAACTATGGGCTTCTTTATTGGTGGCGCTGAAGGCTTCGAATATATTGCTATAGATTCTATTAGGGTGTTTTATGCCTGTTTAGTGGGAATTGTAGTTGGTGGGGTAATTTCTGCAGTAACTGAATATTATACAGGTTTGGGTAAAAAACCAGTACTTTCTATCGTACAAAATTCAAGTACGGGAGCCGGAACAAACATAATCGCTGGACTCGCAACCGGAATGATCTCTACTTTTTTATCTGTTTTGTTATTTGCCCTGGCCATTTGGGCTTCTTATGCTTTCGCTGGATTTTACGGAGTCGCTTTAGCAGCTTCAGCAATGATGGCTACAACCGCTATGCAATTGGCAATTGATGCTTTTGGACCTATTGCCGATAATGCCGGTGGAATCGCAGAAATGAGTGAACTTCCCGCTGAAGTTAGAGAACGTACCGATATATTGGATTCCGTAGGAAATACTACTGCGGCTACTGGAAAAGGTTTTGCGATTGCTTCAGCAGCACTTACCTCTTTAGCACTTTTTGCCGCTTATGTAACTTTTACCGGTATTGACGGAATCAATATTTTTAAAGCTCCTGTTTTAGCAATGTTATTTATTGGTGGAATGGTGCCGGTTGTTTTTTCGGCATTAGCGATGAAATCGGTTGGGAAAGCGGCTATGAAAATGGTAGAAGAAGTGAGACGACAGTTTAAGGAAATTCCCGGAATTATGGAGGGAACCGCAAAACCGCAATATGATAAGTGTGTGGAGATCTCAACACAAGCTGCACTTAAAGAAATGTTGTTGCCGGGTGTTTTAACCATTGGCTTCCCTATTGCTATTACTTTATTACCCATGATTTTTGGTTATGAAAATGTTTTAATTGCTGAAATGCTTGGGGGGTATATGGCGGGAGTTACCGTAAGCGGTGTACTTTGGGCGATTTTTCAAAATAATGCCGGTGGCGCCTGGGATAATGCAAAAAAGTCTTTTGAAGCTGGGGTTATGATTAATGGTGAGATGACCTACAAAGGCTCTGAAGCGCATAAAGCTGCGGTTACCGGAGATACTGTTGGCGATCCGTTTAAAGACACCTCAGGACCTTCTATGAACATTCTAATTAAACTTACCTGTCTAATTGGTTTGGTGATCGCGCCAATTCTTGGTGGGCATACCGAAACCGACGTTCCAAATGAAGGCGCTTTTATAGAAAATGAACAAAATGCTACGGAAATTACCGGGAATAGTTCAGAAGAAATCCAGGTGAATATGACATCCAAAGGAAATGAAACTATTGCTAAAGTTAGGATCACCACCACTAGAAAAGGAGAAACCAAAGTTCAACAAAAAACCTTTACCGGAAGTAAAGCTGAAGTAGAAAAACAAATACAGGATTTAAAAGACAAGGCCTGA
- a CDS encoding AarF/ABC1/UbiB kinase family protein, whose protein sequence is MKTIDKIPTGKIGRTSKLMQTGVKLGGNYLKYYSKKAFNSDFTRDELDQNNADDIYDSLKSLKGSALKVAQMLSMEKSLLPNAYVEKFSLAQFSVPPLSAPLVRKTFKKYNGGYPEELYDTFATQSVNAASIGQVHKASKDGKKLAVKIQYPGVADSISSDLAMVKPIATRMFNLQGKDSEKYFKEVEGKLLEETDYILEVKQSKEISEACSHIPNLKFPKYYEDLSSERIITMDWMDGKHLSEFAKENKSQEKADKVGQALWDFYMYQMHVLKEVHADPHPGNFLIDKDANLIAIDFGCIKQVPDDFYVPYFELAKKENINNPEFFNKKLFELEILREDDTEREIKYFSELFYQMLSLFTSPFHEETFDFADETFWSSITELSEKYSKDTELRKMNGNRGSKHFLYINRTFFGLYNLLHDLEAKIEVNKFRDYMS, encoded by the coding sequence ATGAAAACAATAGATAAAATACCAACAGGCAAAATTGGCCGAACTTCAAAACTGATGCAAACCGGTGTGAAGTTAGGAGGTAATTACCTTAAATATTATAGCAAGAAAGCTTTTAATTCTGATTTTACTCGTGATGAATTAGATCAAAATAATGCTGATGATATTTATGATAGCCTTAAAAGCTTAAAAGGAAGCGCGCTAAAAGTGGCACAAATGCTTTCCATGGAAAAAAGCCTTTTACCAAATGCTTATGTGGAGAAATTTAGCCTTGCGCAGTTTAGCGTTCCGCCGCTTTCTGCGCCTTTAGTAAGAAAAACTTTTAAAAAATATAATGGGGGATATCCCGAAGAACTATATGATACTTTTGCAACCCAGTCGGTGAATGCGGCCAGTATAGGCCAGGTTCACAAGGCTTCTAAAGATGGGAAAAAACTTGCTGTGAAAATTCAATATCCTGGGGTTGCAGATAGTATCAGTTCAGATCTTGCGATGGTGAAACCAATTGCAACCAGGATGTTCAATCTTCAAGGAAAGGATTCTGAGAAATATTTTAAGGAAGTTGAAGGGAAATTACTCGAAGAAACAGATTATATTCTTGAAGTAAAACAGAGTAAAGAGATTTCTGAAGCTTGTTCCCATATTCCAAATCTAAAATTTCCGAAATATTACGAGGATCTATCCAGTGAGCGAATCATCACAATGGATTGGATGGATGGTAAGCATTTAAGCGAGTTTGCCAAAGAAAACAAAAGTCAGGAAAAAGCAGATAAAGTAGGACAGGCGCTATGGGATTTTTATATGTACCAAATGCACGTGCTTAAAGAAGTACACGCCGATCCTCATCCGGGAAATTTTTTAATAGATAAAGATGCAAATCTTATAGCGATAGATTTTGGTTGCATCAAGCAGGTGCCAGATGATTTTTATGTGCCGTACTTTGAATTAGCGAAGAAAGAAAATATCAATAATCCTGAATTTTTCAATAAAAAATTATTTGAACTGGAAATTTTAAGGGAAGATGATACTGAAAGAGAAATCAAATATTTTTCAGAGTTATTCTATCAAATGTTGAGCTTGTTTACGAGTCCGTTTCATGAAGAAACTTTTGATTTTGCAGATGAAACATTTTGGAGTTCAATAACCGAATTAAGTGAAAAATACAGTAAAGATACAGAACTGAGAAAAATGAACGGAAATCGTGGTAGTAAACACTTCCTGTATATCAACCGAACATTTTTTGGATTATATAATTTATTGCACGATCTCGAAGCAAAAATCGAGGTGAACAAGTTCCGCGATTATATGTCATAA
- a CDS encoding TetR family transcriptional regulator C-terminal domain-containing protein translates to MATTNKKTTTKKVLDKDKLIAMYMDYVLEQEHRPKTVYKFCKENKIKEEEFYNFFGSFEGLQKGIWERFYEHTITVLNKSPEFETFTNREKMLTFYYTFFEMLTANRSYVLFSLKEHESQMKNLEQLKGLRKRVKSFARDLIQDGNTDKAVKALQQSESIFSEAAWVQLMFLMKFWMDDNSAQFESTDVAIEKSVNTVFDVFDNTPLERVIDLGKFLWKEKMA, encoded by the coding sequence ATGGCTACCACAAATAAGAAGACTACCACGAAAAAAGTTTTAGATAAGGATAAGCTTATTGCGATGTACATGGACTATGTATTGGAGCAGGAGCATAGACCTAAAACGGTATATAAATTTTGCAAGGAGAATAAAATTAAGGAGGAGGAATTCTATAATTTCTTCGGAAGTTTTGAAGGATTGCAAAAAGGTATCTGGGAGCGTTTTTACGAGCATACAATTACGGTATTAAATAAAAGCCCTGAATTTGAAACTTTCACCAACCGTGAAAAAATGCTCACTTTTTATTATACCTTCTTTGAAATGCTAACGGCAAATAGAAGTTACGTATTATTTTCATTGAAAGAGCATGAGAGCCAAATGAAAAATTTGGAACAATTAAAAGGATTAAGAAAAAGAGTGAAATCTTTTGCCAGAGACCTAATTCAGGACGGAAATACCGATAAAGCTGTAAAAGCTTTACAGCAGTCTGAAAGTATTTTTTCTGAAGCGGCCTGGGTACAACTAATGTTCCTAATGAAATTTTGGATGGATGATAATTCTGCGCAATTCGAAAGTACAGATGTTGCGATAGAAAAATCGGTAAACACAGTTTTTGATGTGTTTGATAACACCCCGCTAGAGCGGGTTATAGATTTAGGAAAGTTCCTGTGGAAAGAAAAAATGGCTTAA
- the htpG gene encoding molecular chaperone HtpG → MATGKINVSVENIFPLIKKFLYSDHEIFLRELISNATDATLKLKHLTDIGETDVKYGNPVIEVKVDKEGKKLHVIDQGVGMTKEEVEKYINEVAFSGAEEFLEKYKDSAKDSGIIGHFGLGFYSAFMVANKVEIITKSYKDEPAAHWVCEGTTEFTLGDADKEVRGTEIILHINDDEEEFLEENRIQELLVKYNKFMPIPIKFGTREETLPLPEDAPEDAEAETKTVDNIINNPEPAWTKQPTDLEDKDYKSFYRELYPMQFEEPLFHIHLNVDYPFNLTGILYFPKMTQDMNIQKDKIQLYQNQVYVTDNVEGIVPEFLTMLRGVIDSPDIPLNVSRSYLQADGAVKKISSYITRKVADKLKSLFNNNREDFEQKWNDIKIVIEYGMLSEDKFYEKAQKFALYPTVTNEYYTFDELQETIKDNQTDKDGNLVVLYASNQDEQHSYIEAAKAKGYKVLLLDSPIISHLLQKMEGEKEKFTFVRVDSDQVDNLIKKDEEKISKLSDEEKEKLKGDFEKVIPKEKYTVQLEAMDSDAAPLLITQPEFMRRMKEMQQTGGGGMFGMGNMPEMYNLVVNTNHPLISDILNTKTEKKQERLIKHSLDLARLSQNLLKGEELTNFVKRSFDMVK, encoded by the coding sequence ATGGCAACCGGAAAAATTAATGTTTCTGTAGAAAACATTTTCCCACTGATAAAGAAATTTCTTTACAGTGATCACGAAATCTTTCTAAGGGAATTGATTTCTAACGCAACAGATGCAACTTTAAAACTAAAACACCTTACAGATATTGGGGAAACCGATGTAAAGTACGGTAACCCGGTAATTGAAGTAAAAGTAGACAAAGAAGGAAAAAAACTTCACGTTATAGACCAGGGTGTTGGGATGACGAAAGAAGAAGTTGAAAAGTACATCAACGAAGTAGCTTTCTCTGGCGCTGAAGAGTTCCTTGAAAAATATAAAGACTCGGCTAAAGATAGCGGGATTATTGGCCATTTTGGTCTTGGATTCTACTCTGCCTTTATGGTGGCGAATAAAGTAGAAATTATTACCAAATCTTACAAAGACGAACCTGCAGCCCATTGGGTTTGTGAAGGAACTACTGAATTCACCCTTGGAGATGCCGACAAAGAAGTGCGAGGCACCGAAATTATTCTTCATATAAATGATGACGAAGAAGAGTTTCTAGAAGAAAACAGAATCCAGGAATTGTTGGTGAAGTATAACAAGTTTATGCCAATTCCAATTAAATTTGGAACTAGAGAAGAAACTTTGCCCCTTCCGGAAGATGCTCCTGAAGACGCTGAAGCAGAAACCAAAACGGTGGATAACATAATCAATAATCCTGAACCGGCGTGGACTAAGCAGCCAACCGATTTAGAAGATAAAGATTACAAAAGTTTTTACCGCGAATTGTACCCAATGCAGTTCGAGGAACCTTTATTCCACATTCACCTTAATGTAGATTATCCTTTTAATCTTACCGGGATTCTTTATTTCCCTAAGATGACGCAGGATATGAATATTCAAAAGGATAAAATTCAGCTTTACCAAAACCAGGTTTATGTAACCGATAATGTTGAAGGTATTGTTCCTGAATTCTTGACGATGCTTCGCGGAGTAATTGATTCTCCAGATATTCCATTAAACGTTTCCCGTTCTTACCTACAGGCAGATGGAGCTGTTAAGAAAATCTCCAGCTACATTACCCGTAAAGTAGCCGATAAGCTAAAATCCCTTTTCAATAATAATCGTGAGGATTTTGAGCAAAAATGGAACGATATTAAAATCGTTATTGAATACGGAATGCTCTCTGAAGATAAATTCTACGAAAAAGCACAGAAATTCGCACTTTACCCAACGGTAACTAACGAGTATTACACTTTTGATGAACTTCAAGAGACAATAAAAGATAACCAGACCGATAAAGATGGAAACCTGGTAGTGCTTTATGCTTCTAATCAAGACGAGCAACACAGTTATATTGAGGCAGCTAAAGCCAAAGGCTACAAAGTGTTGTTATTAGATTCTCCAATTATTTCTCACCTGCTTCAAAAAATGGAAGGTGAAAAAGAGAAATTCACTTTTGTTCGTGTAGATTCAGATCAGGTAGATAACCTCATCAAAAAAGACGAAGAGAAGATTTCTAAACTTTCTGATGAAGAAAAAGAGAAGTTAAAGGGAGACTTTGAAAAAGTTATTCCGAAGGAAAAATATACCGTACAGTTAGAAGCTATGGATAGCGATGCTGCGCCATTGTTAATCACGCAACCAGAGTTTATGCGCCGAATGAAGGAGATGCAGCAAACCGGTGGCGGTGGTATGTTTGGAATGGGCAATATGCCAGAGATGTACAACCTGGTGGTAAACACCAATCACCCATTAATTTCTGATATTCTAAACACCAAAACCGAAAAGAAACAGG